In the genome of Zobellia nedashkovskayae, the window TCAGTATCTTCAAGAACGGAAACCCTACTCCAAGGTTCATTTTCATCGGTTCCGTCAATATCTTGCATGTATGTCAGCATTTCAGCAACGTAAAGTTTCCCGTCTGGCCCCCAAGCAATAGTAACTGGTTCATTAATCATGGGTTCACTGGCTACCAACTCCATGTGATAACCCTCGGGAAGATGCATGGTTTTCATACTCTCTTCTGGAGACATAAAAACAACTGGTGGGTCCTTTACGAGTGTTGGTTTGGTATAAATAACATCTGCATAGACCGGTTTTTCTTTTTTACAACTGCCAAGAGTGAATAGTACAAGGGCAGAAGTAACGAAGAGACTTTTTTGTATTGTAGAACGATTTGTTAACTGGTAAAATAATTGGTTCATATTCGGTTTTTTGGCGTTTGTTTGTTTTTGGTTAAAACGGTGATGTTAGTTTGCAAGAGTGATTGTCCGTAAAAATAATCATAGCACCTTATTGAAATTGTTACAAATGATCATATGCCTATATCATATGTACTTTTTGATGATTTTTAATTCATCTGATGAGTGGTATTTCCGATTTCTACTTCGGCAATAATGGCATTTATACCGTTCCATTTTAAAATTTCAATTTTGATATATCGGGCTTTAGAGGCCTTAAAATCAATGCTTCTATATTTTGAATTCGTTGGCCATGAATCCGTAGATACCAGCAGGAATTCTTTATTATCATTGCTGATGTAGGTCTTACATTCTAAAATATTTCCTTCCGAAAGGGCCGTTTCCGGAGCTGGTTTGCTCTTGTGGTTGGGCACTAAGGTGACGATGTCTATATTTTTGGGACGGCCCAAATCAAAAGTAAGGGTCTGAATTGAAGAAGCATCGGAAACCCAGTGTTTAAAATCGGTTTTGTATTGGGTAGCATCTATTATATGGGAAGCCTTGCCACTGGATGCAGTCGCCGTTACAATAGGCGCCGAGAAAATGAGATGTTTTTTTGATGGGAGGTCTATTCTGGATTCATTGGGAGACCATTTTTTACCAATGTCGCTTAAAAGCGAGATAAACGCAGGATCTAAAAGACCCTCTCTGTTGGGCATGCAATTGAGCATAAAATTACAATACCTGCTTTCTAGCGTTTCCAATTTTGAAACTAGCTTTTCGGCACTTCCTTCTTTCAACATACCGTTTGGGGTTTCAGGACCCCAGAACCATCCGTTTCCTTTAAAGCTGCAATGCCCTAATGCCGAAGCCATTTGGTTGTCCTCATCGGGAAAAGCTCCAAAGGGACCTTCAAAATAAGGAATATCTAATTGATAAGGGGCCTGTAAATGCGTATGGTCCGTCAATAAACAATCGGGCTGTATCTTTCTAATCAATTCACGAATTTCAGTGAAGGGTACTTCATGATGGCCCATCCGCCAAAACCAGCCGTCTACAACTAAATAATCTATTTTACCATAGTTGGTCAGCAGTTCGGTAATCTGGGTTTTTATAAAGTCCATTTCTGGAGGTCCGATTTTATCTTTATCGATACCATGTGTGCTGTCCCAAATGGAATAATAGAGGCCTACTTTCAGTCCTTTTTTCCTGAAAGACTCAGCATATTGCTTTACGATGTCCTTTTTGTATGGAGTAGAAGCAACATCATAATCGGTAACCTCACTATCCCATAAACAAAAGCCCTCGTGGTGTTTTGTGGTCAGTAGGCCAAATTTCATTTTAGCGGAAACGGCAGCATCTGCCCACTGGTCCGTATTCAGGTTCTTTGGGTTGAAAGTAGAAATATCATAGTTTTTTTCGCCCCAACTTGCCCCGTAAGACATGATGTTGTAACATATGAACATACCAAAGCGCATATTAACAAAATCTTGCAATAGTTCGCCATATTGTTTTGATGTTGTTTCAGGTGTTTGGGCGCTGACTTGCATACAACATAGCAGTGCTAATAAAGTGGTGCGAATTATTCTCATGAACAACTTTATTTAAGTGTTATTTTAAAAACGTTGGCCGATTCATCAACCTCCATGCCCTTTGATTTTAAAAGAAGTCCGTTTTCATTATGGTCAAATTGAACAGGTTTACCCGTATCCAAATGAACGATTTTTTGAATATCACCTTTACGAAGTTTAAAACTTGAATTTAAGGATTTAATCAAAAGGTCACCATCAGGTTTACCCAAGCAAGAGGCATAAAGATTATTTCCGTTTACAGTAAACCGGATGTCTTCTTTTGTGTATTGTACCTGTGCAAAATGATTGTTGTGATGGTAGGTATAATTGCCTTCATCAATATCGGTAGGGCCTTCACCATAAATAAACCAAGGAGCGGTATTATAAACAGCTTCGCCGTTCTTTTCCAACCAATTACCCATCTGCGTTAGATTCTTGATTACTTCGGCTGGAAAAGTACCATCTGACTTTGGAGGGATATTTAGTAAAAGGACTCCATTTTTACTAATAACATCCATTAACATATCTACCAATTCATTGGTAGAACGCAAAGGAATGTCTTCTCTATAAAACCAACCATGGGTTGGAAAATCTGGCGGTACGGTCATATCCATATCGGTCATCCAAACGTCATAAGCGGTTTCGGTAAGAATACCATTTTCTAAATCTCGCATGCCTACGGAAGGCGGAATATCATTGGATTTATAAACAAATTCAACTTCTTTTTTTCGCTCTAAAGACTTATTGAAAAAGTAAGAAATAAACTCCCTTTGGTACTTATCTTCAAATACGGGAGATGGTAAAGTTCCTTCACCAATAAACTTGCTTTTGCGAGTCACTTTTTTATTGTGAGAGCCTTTGGTACCACCAAAACTGGCATCCACCCAAAAAATATCGGGATCATACTTATTTACTCCCTCTTTAGCAAAATTAATCCATTCATCACCTTCAATAGAATGATAGGAAACCAGGGTTTTCATATTTCGTTTGCGGACGGCTTTAAAAACTTCGCCTACGATATCTATTTTAGGTCCAACTTTAGCCGTGTTGTAATCTGATATGTCACTGTCCCAGTGTTTTAAATCACTACCATGCCAACCGATGACCCCTCCAAACTTAGCTCCTGCGGATTCAAACAGTTTGGCCCATTCATCCGCATTAAAATTTTCGCCTTTAAATTGTTTGAGTAATTGTTCATCCGTCCAATCTTCTTTTCCTTTTTCATAACTGATGGTCTGAATGCCCCAGTGACAGTATATTCCAAATTTAGCATCAACCAGCCATTCTGGGGTGTGGTGGTTTCTTAAGGAGTTCCAAGCTGGTTCATAATTCTTTTCCTGAGCTTGTAAACAAGAGGGTAGAGATAACAAAATGGTCATTAAAATGAAGACTGTTTTTTTCATAATCGTTGTTTTATTTTGGTAAGTGGTTCTGATACGTATAAGAATATTTTAAGCTGGATTAAAGCCCGTT includes:
- a CDS encoding alpha-L-fucosidase, which gives rise to MRIIRTTLLALLCCMQVSAQTPETTSKQYGELLQDFVNMRFGMFICYNIMSYGASWGEKNYDISTFNPKNLNTDQWADAAVSAKMKFGLLTTKHHEGFCLWDSEVTDYDVASTPYKKDIVKQYAESFRKKGLKVGLYYSIWDSTHGIDKDKIGPPEMDFIKTQITELLTNYGKIDYLVVDGWFWRMGHHEVPFTEIRELIRKIQPDCLLTDHTHLQAPYQLDIPYFEGPFGAFPDEDNQMASALGHCSFKGNGWFWGPETPNGMLKEGSAEKLVSKLETLESRYCNFMLNCMPNREGLLDPAFISLLSDIGKKWSPNESRIDLPSKKHLIFSAPIVTATASSGKASHIIDATQYKTDFKHWVSDASSIQTLTFDLGRPKNIDIVTLVPNHKSKPAPETALSEGNILECKTYISNDNKEFLLVSTDSWPTNSKYRSIDFKASKARYIKIEILKWNGINAIIAEVEIGNTTHQMN
- a CDS encoding alpha-L-fucosidase, whose translation is MKKTVFILMTILLSLPSCLQAQEKNYEPAWNSLRNHHTPEWLVDAKFGIYCHWGIQTISYEKGKEDWTDEQLLKQFKGENFNADEWAKLFESAGAKFGGVIGWHGSDLKHWDSDISDYNTAKVGPKIDIVGEVFKAVRKRNMKTLVSYHSIEGDEWINFAKEGVNKYDPDIFWVDASFGGTKGSHNKKVTRKSKFIGEGTLPSPVFEDKYQREFISYFFNKSLERKKEVEFVYKSNDIPPSVGMRDLENGILTETAYDVWMTDMDMTVPPDFPTHGWFYREDIPLRSTNELVDMLMDVISKNGVLLLNIPPKSDGTFPAEVIKNLTQMGNWLEKNGEAVYNTAPWFIYGEGPTDIDEGNYTYHHNNHFAQVQYTKEDIRFTVNGNNLYASCLGKPDGDLLIKSLNSSFKLRKGDIQKIVHLDTGKPVQFDHNENGLLLKSKGMEVDESANVFKITLK